Within Paenibacillus sabinae T27, the genomic segment GCGAGTGAAGGCGCAGAGGTGGCCATCGTCGCCCGCACGCTGGAGCCGCTGAACGCAGCCGCGCAGCGGATTCAGGAAGAGACGGGAAAGGAGCCGCTGGTCATCGAGGCCGACATCTCGTCGGAGGAGGGCGCACGGCGGGCGGTCGAGACGGCCGGAGCGCATTTTGGAGGCGTCGATATACTTATCAATAATGCCGGGACCTCAGCGGCCAAGCCGTTCGAGGAAGTGGACGCCGAATCATGGGACGCCGACCTTGACCTGAAGCTGCTGGGCGCAGTTCACTGCGCGCGGGCGGCGATCCCGTATATGCGCGGGGCGGGCGGCGGCGCGATCGTCAATGTCACGGCGGTGAAAGGCAAGGCTCCGTCCGCATCTTCTCTGCCTACGTCGGTCAGCCGGGCCGCAGGGCTCGCGCTGACCAAAGCGATGAGCAAGGATTTGGGCGGAGCGGGCATTCGCGTCAACGCGGTATGCATCGGCCTTATCCGCAGCGACCAGATCGAGCGGAAGTGGAAGCAATCTGCTCCAGAGAAGAGCTGGGAGGAGTTCTCGGCCGACCCGCAGCACGGCATTCCGCTGGGAAGAATCGGCGAGGCGGAAGAAGCGGCCAAGGTGATCGCGTTCCTCGTATCCGATTCGGCTTCCTATGTAACCGGAACGTCCGTCAATATCGACGGCGGCTCTTCGGCAGTGCTGTAACCGTCAGCGCTTAAACCGGACAGGCTCTGTCTTAAGGCTGGCGCACAGCTAAGAAATAGGATTGCCACGATCTAGGGCAGCCGGTTGTCATAGCAGATCCAGTAAGGCTGTTTGACAGAAACGATGGACATAGATATACTTATAATGTTAAAATGCGTTAACCTCATAGCTATGAATACAGTGATGAAATGAAGTACGCCGGAAACAAGGCTTCAGCAGAGAACGGATTCCCTTGCGGGTTACGCAAGCGGCTGCGAGAATCCGGGAGACGGGCCGGCGGAAAGCTGATTTCGGAGTGCGGGTAAAGCCCGCCGGATGGCCCCGTTAACGGCTGTAACAAGGCGATCGCTCGGCTGCGGCGTATCTTTAAGCACCTTTACTGGATGCTCAAGACGCAAATGGGCGATAACCAGGGTGGTACCGCGATATGAATCGTCCCTGAATTTATTCAGGGGCGTTTTTGTTTTCATTTTTTCGAAATCCTGGCAAGGATCGGACGAGCGCTTATCCGCTGCCAGATTTTTACGATTCTTCTTAAACTTCAATCGACGGGAGCTGTATTTAGATGAAAGCTAGTGAAATCCGTTCCAAATGGCTGGAATTTTTTGCGGGAAAAGGTCATAAAATCGAGCCCAGCGCGTCTCTGGTTCCTCATAACGACCCTTCGCTTTTGTGGATTAACGCAGGGATGGCGCCGCTTAAAGCTTATTTTGACGGCCGGGTGAAGCCGGAGAATCCGCGTCTTGCGAACTCGCAGAAGTGTATCCGCACCAATGACATCGAGAACGTCGGCAAGACACGCCGGCACCATACGTTTTTTGAAATGCTGGGCAACTTCTCCATTGGCGACTATTTTAAGGAAGAAGCGATTACATGGGCCTGGGAGTTCCTGACGGGCAAGGATTGGATCGGCTTCGATCCGGACCGCTTGTCGGTTACTGTATACCCAGAGGATGAAGAAGCGTTCAAGTTCTGGAATGAAAAAATCGGGCTGCCCGCAGAGCGCATCATCAAGCTGGAGGACAACTTCTGGGATATCGGCGAAGGGCCATGCGGACCCTGTACGGAAATTTTCTACGACCGCGGCGAAGCCTACGGCAGCGACATGTCGGACCCTGAAATGTACCCGGGCGGCGAGAATGAACGCTACCTGGAAGTGTGGAATCTGGTGTTCTCGCAGTTCAACCATAATAAAGACGGCAGCTATACACCGCTTCCAAACAAGAACATCGATACCGGCGCGGGTCTGGAGCGTTTCGCTTCCATCCTCCAGGATGTGGATTCGAACTTCGACACCGACCTGTTCCAGCCGATCATTCAATCAACGGCCAAGCTTGCCGGCGTAAACTACAAGGACAATCTGGAGCAGGATATCGCGCTGAAGGTCATCGCCGACCATATCCGTACCGTTGCTTTCGCTGTAGGCGACGGTGTACTGCCTTCCAATGAAGGACGCGGCTACATTATCCGCCGTCTGCTGCGCCGTGCGGTTCGTTACGGCAAGACGCTGGGCCTGGACCGTCCGTTCATGTACGAGCTGACAAGCGTTGTGGGCGACATCATGGGCGTCTACTACCCAACCGTTGTAGAGAACCGCGAATATATCGCCAAAATCATCCGCACGGAAGAAGAACGCTTCCATGAAACGCTGTCCGACGGCCTGGCCATCCTGGGCGAAATCAGCGACCGGGCAAAGGCGGAAGGCGTGGACACGATCAGCGGTGCGGATGCGTTCAAGCTGTATGACACGTATGGCTTCCCGTTCGACCTGACGGAAGACTATGCAGCCGAGCAGGGGCTGAAGGTCGACCGCGAAGGGTTCGACGCGGCGATGCAGGAGCAGCGCGACCGGGCAAGAGCTGCCCGTCACGACAGCGGCAGCATGAAGGTGCAGGGCGGCGCGTTGTCCGAATTGACGGTTAAAAGCGAATTTGTTGGATATAATGACCTCGTAGCCGAAACGAAAATCGCCGCCATCCTGGTTGGGGACGAGCTGGTGGACACCGCAGGTGAGGGCGCTGAAGCGCAGGTTATTCTGGAGTCCACTCCGTTCTACGCCGAAAGCGGCGGTCAAGTAAGCGACCACGGCGTGCTGACGGGCGGTGCGGTTACAGCGAAGGTCAACGGGCTCTTCAAGGCGCCCCGCGGCCAGCATGTCCATCTGGTGACCGTGGAGTCCGGTGAGCTGAAAGTGGGAGATACGGTCCGCGCCGAAGTGAACCGGACGGAACGCGAAGATGTGGTGAAGAACCACACGGCTACTCACCTGCTGCATAAAGCGCTGAAGGAAGTGCTTGGCAGCCATGTCAATCAGGCGGGCTCGCTCGTGGAAGGGCAGCGCCTGCGGTTCGACTTCTCGCATTTCGGCGCGATTACACCGGAAGAGCTGACGGAAATTGAGCATAAGGTCAATGAGCAAATCTGGCGTGCCCTGGACGTCATCATCGAAAACAAACCGATCGACGAAGCCAAAGCGATGGGCGCAATGGCGCTCTTCGGCGAAAAATACGGCGATATCGTCCGCGTGGTGCAGGTCGGCGATTACAGCCTTGAGCTGTGCGGCGGCTGTCATGTAAGCAACACATCGCAGATCGGCATCTTCAAGCTCGTCAGCGAGAGCGGCATCGGCTCCGGCGTGCGCCGGATCGAGGCTGTGACCGGCCGTTACGCTTACCAGTACACGGAGAGCCAGCTCGACGTGCTGAAGCAGGCTGCCGCGCTGCTGAAATCGTCGCTGCCGGATGTGCCGAAGCGGATCGAGGCTTTGAGCGGCCAGGTGCGAGAGCTTGCACGCGAGAACGAGTCGCTGCAATCGAAGCTCAGCGCGGCTGCGGCTGCCGAGCTGACGAGCAGCGTGAAGACGGTCGGCAGCGGCGTTCAGGTGCTGACGGCTGCCGTGCAGGCCGGCAGTATGGATGCGCTGCGCTCCATGGCCGACGAGCTGAAAGTGAAGCTGCCAGAGGCGATCATCGTGCTGGGCGCTTCCATGGACGACAAAGTGAACTTTGTTGTGGCCGTGCCGCAGGCGCTGGTGAAGCAAGGCTACCATGCCGGCAAGCTGGTGAAGGAAGTCGCCGCCTTATGCGGCGGAGGCGGAGGCGGCCGTCCGGACATGGCGCAGGCCGGCGGCAAGGACGCCTCCAAGCTGGCTGCCGCGCTGGCGAAGGCCGAAGAGCTGGTAGCGGCTCAGGGCTAGAGAGTCGGCTGCCCGTCCATTTGCCCTTTCCCGCGAGGGGAGCGGCAAATGGACGCACTTTGGGCGTGCCCGTTCTGAAAGGGCCGCAAGCGCTTAGAGTCCCGGAACAGAGGGGCCTTGGAAGACTTGCAGCCTGAAAGGCTTGCTCTTTGAGTCGGGCCTTCAGTCAGGCGCCCAAGCAGGCTTTAGGCCCCTGCGGGACAAGTTTTGCGCTTTTTCATCTCTTATGTCCGCTGCCCATTCTTAAATTGCGGGTTTTGCAGGCAAAATCCCAAAAAAGCGCTATATTCCGGCAGGATTTTCTTGTTTGGCCGTGAATATGTTATGATGGGGACAGATATAAATCAGTAATACAGCAACTTTGCGAGTGCCGCTATTAAAATCGGCTGCGCAGGAGGAAGGTGTCACAGATGGACTCCATGGACAAAACGGTCAAATTCAATGTGAAGGGCGACGAGAAAGAGGCATCTCCCCGGGAGATTCTGCTCACCGTCCACAACGCCCTGTTGGAGAAGGATTATAATCCGATCAACCAGATTGTAGGGTATCTTCTTTCCGGTGATCCGGCTTATATTCCGCGCCACAACAATGCGAGAAGTTTGGTCCGGAGGAAAGAACGTGACGAGCTGATTGAAGAGCTGGTCCGGTTCTACCTTGCCAATCAGCCGGTGGATAAGGTCAAATGAGGAAGCTCGGTCTGGATTACGGAGACCGCCGGATCGGCGCGGCCGTAAGCGATGCTTTTGGCTGGACCGCTCAGGGACTGGAGACCATCGAGCGCCGCCGGGACGGGAGCGAGCTGGAGCGAATTCGTCACCTGATCGAGGAGTATGAAGTGTCCGAGGTTGTGGTCGGCCTGCCCAAGAATATGAATGGCACAGTAGGCCCTCGCGGCGAGATCTGCATTGAATTCGCAAACGCGCTGCGGGAGAAGCTGAACTTGCCCGTACACCTTTGGGATGAGCGTCTGACAACGGTATCCGCGGAGCGGGTGCTGATTGAAGGCGATGTCAGCCGTAAGAAGCGCAAAGGAATTGTGGATAAAATGGCCGCAGTTCTGATTTTGCAAAATTATTTGGATGCTAACAGTAAAAGGTGAGGGGTGCGCACACATGGCAAACGAGCAGATCGGCATGGAAGAGGAACCGGAAATTATTTATATTCCCGATGATGAAGGCAACGAAGAGGAATTCGAGGTTATTATGAAGTTCGAGGTTGACGGCTCCGATTCCAAGTACATGATGGTCGTCCCGCTCGATTCCGAGGACGATGAAGCCGATGAGGTATACGCATTCCGTTATGAAGAGGACGGAGACGATCTGCAGTTGTTCATGATCGAGGACGACGAGGAGTGGGCGATTGTCGAAGAAACCTTCAACACGCTGGTTGACGAGCTGGACGGAGGAGCGGAGAATGACTGAGTACTCTGCCGACCAGGTGAAATGGACCTCCAGGCTGAAAGAAGCTTTTGGAGAAACCGTGGAACTGGAAGACGAGAACGGCACAGCCTCCGTATACGAGATCATCGCCGAATTTGAAGTGCAGGGCCGCGGATATGCGGTGCTGAAAGAGTCGGACAAGGACGGGGAGCCGGAAATTCTGCGCATGCTCGTTTCCCCGGATGGCCTTCCGGAGCTGGAAAGTATTGAAGACGACGACGAATGGGAAGATGTCTCGGAGCTATACGACGAGCTGACTTTTCCGGACGACGAAGTGTAAGCATATACGGCTTGCCGCTTTCGGCCCTCGGGCCGGCTGCCGCAGGCGCATGCAGGGGAGGGCGGAGCATTCCGCGCTCCTTTTGCATGATTATTTTTTAAAATATCTATTGAATTTAAATGAATACAATTTTATATTTATAGTCGGAAAGCGAGGAGTAGGTTTGAAATCCGCCATTCGCAATCTGTTGATTGTCCTGCTGCTGTTGATCATTGCGGCGGGGGGAGGAATCTGGTACGTATGGAACGGCATGAAGCCGGTTGAGCCTTCTGGCTCCGCAGTAACCTTTACGGTACAAAAAGGAATGGGCAGCTCGGAAATTGCCAACCTTTTGGAGAAGCACGGCATTATCCGCAGCGCTCTTTTATTTAAAGGCTATTTGAAATGGACCAATGAAGGCTCGCAGTTCAAGGCGGGAACCTACAGCGCCGCGCCTGGCGCAACGTATGACAATCTGATTTCCCGGCTGAATGCAGGAGACGTGGTAAAAAAGGAAACGGTCGTGTTCACCATCCCGGAAGGCTATACGGCGGAGCAGATTGCGGACAGGCTGGCTCAGGCGTGGGGCAAGGAAGCATCGGTCTTTTTGTCGCTGATGGACAAGGGGGAGGGCCTTAAGGAGATGGAGGTTCTCGGCGTTCCGCCGGATCAGGATTTGCGTCACCGGCTGGAGGGTTATCTGTTTCCGGAGACGTATGAGCTGGTCAAGGGCAGCACCCCGCAGCAGATTGTCGAGAAGCTGATGGACGAGCTGCAAAAGAAGCTCGATAGTATTCCGGATTGGCAGACCCGGCTTAAAGAACGCGGAATGACTCTGCACGAGCTGCTGACCGTCGCTTCGCTTGTGGAGCGTGAGGTCGTTGTGGACAGCGAGCGGCCGCTTGTGGCCGGCGTGATCTATAACAGGCTGAAGAAGGGGCAAAAGCTGGAGATCGACGCGACTGTCCAGTATTTGCTGGGCCGCCAGAAGGAAAGATTGTTGTATAAAGACCTGGAAATCAAGAGTCCGTACAATACGTACCGGAATACTGGGCTGCCGCCAGGACCGATCTGCAACCCCGGATTAGCCTCGATCAAAGCGGCGCTTGCGCCGGAGGCTTCGGATTATTATTTCTATGTCACGAAAAAAGATGGAACGCACACCCATCTGTTCGCCAAGACGTACAAGGAACATTTGGCCAATGTGAAAAAAAGCCAGCAGGGAGCGAAGGAAACGTCCTCATAAGGACCGTATCGTTTCCGGGCAAATATATAGCACTTATCAAAATCGTAAGAAACAATAAGAATGCCGTCCGGGGCCGTCTCGGATTGCCTAAGACGGCATGACAGGAGGATACACGATGAAGAGCAAACCGGAGCTGCTGGCGACGGCTGCTTCTCTTGCGGAAGCGGCCGCGCTGCTGGATGCCGGAGCCGACGCGCTGCTGATCGGCGACGACCGGTTCGGCATGCGGCTGGCGGGACATTTCAGTCTGGAAGATACGGCGGCAGCGGTTGAGCTGGCCCATGCACGCGGCTGTAAAATATATTCCGGACTCGGAGGGCTGATGCCGAACCGGCTGCTGGACGAGCTTCCGGCCTATATCAAGGCCATTGCCGAAATCGGCGTGGATGCCGCAGAGTTCGGCGATCCGGCCGTGCTGGCCGCGGTAAGGCACGAGGCGCCCGGCTTCAAGCTGCACTGGAACGCAGAGATGACGTCGACCAATTTCGCGACGTCTAACTACTGGGGACGCAAAGGCGCTTCCCGCGTCGTGCTGGCCCGGGAGCTGAACATGGACGAAATCACGGAAATGGTGCCGAAGCTTGAGGTAGAGGCCCAGGTTCAGGTCCACGGCATGACCAATATTTATCACTCCAAGCGGAAGCTTGTGGAGAGCTATATGGCTCATCAGGGGCGGCCGATCACCGGCGGAAGCCTTGGAAAGGAACGCGGCCTGTTCCTGATCGAGGCCGAACGGCCTGACGAGAAATTCCCGATTTACGAGGATCGCAACGGCACCCATATTATGAGCTCGGACGATATTTGCATTTTGGAAGATTTACATGTGCTGATGGAAGCCGGAGTAGACAGCTTCAAAATTGAAGGGCTGCTGAAGCCAACGTCTTACAACGTGGCGGCGGTCAAGGCTTACCGCAAGGCGATCGACGCCTATGCGGCCGATCCGGCAGGCTACGCCTTCCAGGAGGAGTGGCTGGACGAAGTCCGGGAGCTTCAGGACCCGGAGCGGGAGCTGACCTTCGGCTTCTTTTACAAGGAGCAGGTTTTTTAAAAATCTAATTATATTGGAATAAAGGAGAGGAGAACAGGGATGAATACTGTGGCCAAGCCGCAATTCAAAGGCAAGCGTTACCGTTTGGACAAACCGGAGCTCCTGGCTCCGGCGGGCAATCTGGAAAAATTGAAATTTGCCGTGCATTATGGCGCGGATGCGGTCTATATCGGCGGGCAGAAATACGGCCTGCGCTCGAATGCGGACAACTTCAGCTTCGAGGAAATGCGCGAGGGTGTGGAATTCGCCAAGAAATACGGTGCTAAAGTATTTGTAGCGACAAATATTTACGCGCATAACGAAGATATCGCCGGGATTGAGGAGTATCTGCGCAATCTGTATGAGGTTGGCATCGCCGCCATTATTGTCGCGGACCCCGCGATTGTGGACATTGCCCAGCGGACCGTACCTGGCCTTGAGGTGCACCTCAGCACCCAGCAGTCTACATTGAACTGGCAGGCCGTATCCTTCTGGAAGGAAGAAGGACTGCCGCGCGTCGTGCTGGGCCGCGAGACGAGCCTTGAGGAA encodes:
- a CDS encoding SDR family NAD(P)-dependent oxidoreductase translates to MDLGLKGKKAIVTGGSKGIGLATAILLASEGAEVAIVARTLEPLNAAAQRIQEETGKEPLVIEADISSEEGARRAVETAGAHFGGVDILINNAGTSAAKPFEEVDAESWDADLDLKLLGAVHCARAAIPYMRGAGGGAIVNVTAVKGKAPSASSLPTSVSRAAGLALTKAMSKDLGGAGIRVNAVCIGLIRSDQIERKWKQSAPEKSWEEFSADPQHGIPLGRIGEAEEAAKVIAFLVSDSASYVTGTSVNIDGGSSAVL
- the alaS gene encoding alanine--tRNA ligase, translating into MKASEIRSKWLEFFAGKGHKIEPSASLVPHNDPSLLWINAGMAPLKAYFDGRVKPENPRLANSQKCIRTNDIENVGKTRRHHTFFEMLGNFSIGDYFKEEAITWAWEFLTGKDWIGFDPDRLSVTVYPEDEEAFKFWNEKIGLPAERIIKLEDNFWDIGEGPCGPCTEIFYDRGEAYGSDMSDPEMYPGGENERYLEVWNLVFSQFNHNKDGSYTPLPNKNIDTGAGLERFASILQDVDSNFDTDLFQPIIQSTAKLAGVNYKDNLEQDIALKVIADHIRTVAFAVGDGVLPSNEGRGYIIRRLLRRAVRYGKTLGLDRPFMYELTSVVGDIMGVYYPTVVENREYIAKIIRTEEERFHETLSDGLAILGEISDRAKAEGVDTISGADAFKLYDTYGFPFDLTEDYAAEQGLKVDREGFDAAMQEQRDRARAARHDSGSMKVQGGALSELTVKSEFVGYNDLVAETKIAAILVGDELVDTAGEGAEAQVILESTPFYAESGGQVSDHGVLTGGAVTAKVNGLFKAPRGQHVHLVTVESGELKVGDTVRAEVNRTEREDVVKNHTATHLLHKALKEVLGSHVNQAGSLVEGQRLRFDFSHFGAITPEELTEIEHKVNEQIWRALDVIIENKPIDEAKAMGAMALFGEKYGDIVRVVQVGDYSLELCGGCHVSNTSQIGIFKLVSESGIGSGVRRIEAVTGRYAYQYTESQLDVLKQAAALLKSSLPDVPKRIEALSGQVRELARENESLQSKLSAAAAAELTSSVKTVGSGVQVLTAAVQAGSMDALRSMADELKVKLPEAIIVLGASMDDKVNFVVAVPQALVKQGYHAGKLVKEVAALCGGGGGGRPDMAQAGGKDASKLAAALAKAEELVAAQG
- a CDS encoding IreB family regulatory phosphoprotein produces the protein MDSMDKTVKFNVKGDEKEASPREILLTVHNALLEKDYNPINQIVGYLLSGDPAYIPRHNNARSLVRRKERDELIEELVRFYLANQPVDKVK
- the ruvX gene encoding Holliday junction resolvase RuvX, with the protein product MRKLGLDYGDRRIGAAVSDAFGWTAQGLETIERRRDGSELERIRHLIEEYEVSEVVVGLPKNMNGTVGPRGEICIEFANALREKLNLPVHLWDERLTTVSAERVLIEGDVSRKKRKGIVDKMAAVLILQNYLDANSKR
- a CDS encoding DUF1292 domain-containing protein; the protein is MANEQIGMEEEPEIIYIPDDEGNEEEFEVIMKFEVDGSDSKYMMVVPLDSEDDEADEVYAFRYEEDGDDLQLFMIEDDEEWAIVEETFNTLVDELDGGAEND
- a CDS encoding DUF1292 domain-containing protein, translated to MTEYSADQVKWTSRLKEAFGETVELEDENGTASVYEIIAEFEVQGRGYAVLKESDKDGEPEILRMLVSPDGLPELESIEDDDEWEDVSELYDELTFPDDEV
- the mltG gene encoding endolytic transglycosylase MltG, giving the protein MKSAIRNLLIVLLLLIIAAGGGIWYVWNGMKPVEPSGSAVTFTVQKGMGSSEIANLLEKHGIIRSALLFKGYLKWTNEGSQFKAGTYSAAPGATYDNLISRLNAGDVVKKETVVFTIPEGYTAEQIADRLAQAWGKEASVFLSLMDKGEGLKEMEVLGVPPDQDLRHRLEGYLFPETYELVKGSTPQQIVEKLMDELQKKLDSIPDWQTRLKERGMTLHELLTVASLVEREVVVDSERPLVAGVIYNRLKKGQKLEIDATVQYLLGRQKERLLYKDLEIKSPYNTYRNTGLPPGPICNPGLASIKAALAPEASDYYFYVTKKDGTHTHLFAKTYKEHLANVKKSQQGAKETSS
- a CDS encoding peptidase U32 family protein, whose amino-acid sequence is MKSKPELLATAASLAEAAALLDAGADALLIGDDRFGMRLAGHFSLEDTAAAVELAHARGCKIYSGLGGLMPNRLLDELPAYIKAIAEIGVDAAEFGDPAVLAAVRHEAPGFKLHWNAEMTSTNFATSNYWGRKGASRVVLARELNMDEITEMVPKLEVEAQVQVHGMTNIYHSKRKLVESYMAHQGRPITGGSLGKERGLFLIEAERPDEKFPIYEDRNGTHIMSSDDICILEDLHVLMEAGVDSFKIEGLLKPTSYNVAAVKAYRKAIDAYAADPAGYAFQEEWLDEVRELQDPERELTFGFFYKEQVF